The region GATATCTCGGAGTTCATGACCGGCAAGCCAAGAGGGTGGTGTCGTCATGCCCTGGATCAGCTCCAGGCCACGGAATTCGAGACCCCCAGTCACCTATTGTTTCGGAGCAATGAACCTCCGCAGGAGGTCCTGTCTATACTGAAAACCTTAAAGATTCCAATCTCTAAAGCGATCCTGGAAGTCGTGAACCGCCATTCATAGGCGTAGTAACACGCGTTTTTAGGGTCCATGTTTAACCATCCGGATTTTCATCCGTTTTCGGCTACCATTCGACTACCCGCCTGGAACCCTGGCTTTACAGCTCGGGCTCCACAGGGCTGCCAAAAGGGGCTATCCGTTCCCACTATGATATGGTTGCCGCCACCGAAGGCTTCGCGCAGGGTGTCATCGGACTTACCGAGAAGGATAGGTGCTTTCAGCGGCAAGACTCTTTCATGCATATGGACTCGGCAATTCCCGTTATCTCCCATTCGGCGTCGGCGCCTCCGTTGTTTTGAATTCGGAGGCCCCCATGCCTGAAAATGTCTTTAGTCTGCTCCAGTGCTTCCGTCCCACGGGTTCATTATGCCGAGTTGTTTGAATATCTGGAAAAGCGGGACAAGGAGAAGGGGACCGGTTGCATCTGCCCGTCCGCTTTTCAAATGACTGGTTCGTGGAGTTCGAGTTGACCCAGGGAGCGCGGCTCAGCGTTGCGGACGAACGGCGGTCGTCCGTGAAGAGTTCGAGGGGGCTCGGCATCACCCTCGCCCTGGAGGTCGATGACATTGAAGGCGTCCGGGAATATGCCGAGAAGGCCGGCTTGAAACCGACGGCGCTTCGGCGCCATCCCTGGGATGCGCGCGTGTTTTATCTGGTTGATCCCGAAGGGCACCGGGTGGAGATATGGCAGGCTGGAACGGGTGGCGAAGGGTGAGACCTCTGTTCCGGCCGGCGGAAAATGAAACCCGAATCTTTCAATCAAGGAGGAAAAAGGTCATGCGCAAGTTGATTCCGTTCTCGTTGGCGGCCGTCCTGCTTGTCTTCTGGAACATCGGGCCGGCGGCGGCCAAGCCTTCCAATTGCGAGGAATGCCACATCAAGATATCGCCGCTGCAGGTCCAGGATTTCAAACGGGGCAAGATGGCCGAGACCCTGGATTGCACCAGCTGCCACGGGTCCGCCCATCAGAGCGATCAGGACGTCGACAAGGTCCAGCTGCCCACGATCGCGACGTGCCAGGCATGCCACG is a window of Desulfatiglans anilini DSM 4660 DNA encoding:
- a CDS encoding VOC family protein, with translation MHLPVRFSNDWFVEFELTQGARLSVADERRSSVKSSRGLGITLALEVDDIEGVREYAEKAGLKPTALRRHPWDARVFYLVDPEGHRVEIWQAGTGGEG
- a CDS encoding AMP-binding protein yields the protein MEPWLYSSGSTGLPKGAIRSHYDMVAATEGFAQGVIGLTEKDRCFQRQDSFMHMDSAIPVISHSASAPPLF
- a CDS encoding multiheme c-type cytochrome, which translates into the protein MRKLIPFSLAAVLLVFWNIGPAAAKPSNCEECHIKISPLQVQDFKRGKMAETLDCTSCHGSAHQSDQDVDKVQLPTIATCQACHEEQAKQYLSGKHALGLIALEAMPYTHMQPAAFVEGQKGCGGCHTLGLKDQSVRESDKRK